CAAACCCCGCTCTGTTCAGAAGTACCGCCTCTGCGATGACTTTGGCAGCGCTGGAGACCGTGAATGGTATCAGGTGCAACCATGGGAGTCACACGCCAGTCATATGAGGCGCTTCCTTGACCGCCAGTTCTCTGAGGCTTTGTGGACTTTCGAGGATGGCCTACTGGTCTACCCCAGCGCCGATCATCAGTTTCTTGTACTCATGGATTTGGAAACAGACCGGCAGTTTATGGTGCCATTTATTACTCGTGGCAAGGTTATTCGTCGTGTGCGACTGCAGAAGAGCTTGCTTGTCATTGAGTGGGCTGAACCGAAAGCCTTTCACTGGTTGAATGATAGCGATGGCGTGCATCGTCACTTCGCATCCTCCTTCAATGTGACGAGAAGCGAGAATCAGGGCTGGAATATTGTCCCGCGCAATGAATGGAAGATATTGTTTTTGGGACATCCACTGAGCGAGCGAGATCGGTTCTTCTCCTCGCACAGCAACACTCACTATGTGATTTATATATGGCAGCCAAATCGCAGCTTGTACActgccgatgaagatgcGCCCATTGAGTCTTTGTTTGTCTGGGACATATCAAAACCGTCACCATACCGACCTTCACTGGATCCTACGGGACGACTGGGAGACTCACCTGGTGACTCGCCATCAATCGTTGCACGATTCGGATTCCGAGACCTGGAATTCTTTGACATCCGACAACGAGGCTGTCCAAGCATTCAACGATTGGAACTTACGGATGATTCACAAGCGGTCGAAATAACAGAAAACGTTTGCATCCGGCCAGAAGACCAACCGCCCGAGCCATTCGGTTTTCCTCACCCTACTACCACAAGTATTCCTCTAGTTGGAAATGGGCCCCATTGGCGCCGAGATTTTGAGGGTATACTCCCGCCTTACCGTGGAAACTGCAGCATGCAGGCCGAGAGTATGAGGTTCGATGGGTCTATCATGACGGACCCTTGGTATGGTGTCCTTTCTCAGGTGACTGTACATGAGCCTGATCTTGGCTTTTGTCTTCACTTCGATCCTTGGATGTGGATCCAAGAGCAGATTGTCTATTTGACAATTCAGACACCTCGTTCTAGCATCACTTGTGACAATTGGGATTTTGTCGGCAAGGGAAAAATTGCTGGTTGTGAGAGATACTTGGTGGGCGAGAATTACAATCGAGAGCTAGTGATTTACCGGTTTGATAGATGAATtaaagatgaagaagaccGTTTTGCCGCTTATAAGACCTCTCTCCTTAACGACGCAAGGATTGGACGAATCTGATACATTTAGCTAGAGATGATAGAAGGAATGTTATCTGTAAGAACACTCTAATACGTTTTTCAGTGTTGTATTTAGGCCTTCCGGGTGTTCTTTTAGGATGTTTTCTTAGGGTCCTCCTGAATGTATACGATACGCGATCCCAAAGGGACTGCCAAAGGGAATCGGACTAGTAGTACCGACATGTGAACTATCAGCCTAAAACCCTAGTCTGCATGCCGGTACgttctttcttcctcttgtCTGACTTGAAACCTGGACGGGTCGTGTCAAATCCCACCTCAGGCGACCAAGGCGATGAGTGCTTGTTCTGAGATCCCAGGTCTGACTACAGTCCACCCAGACATAATCTTGCAATTCTGAACAGAAGCCCAAAAAAGATCCTACGAATCTCGGTGTATCAGGATACAGGCCATAGTGCTCGTCAGAACATCGTTAGAACACGAGACGATTTGATTTTGCGTCCAGGACGTGTATGGTATTGGGATCCTCTATATACTCTTGAAGCATATGCACATTGCCATCTTCTCGCTCTTAGCACCCCAGTTGTGGAGTCCTTACACGACGGAGAGAAGGCCTCTTTTGCCCACATCTGTTCCAAATGCAATACAGATTCCGAGATTGAAACTAACGAACTCGACTCCAAAAAAGTTCTCATGAACACGCACGCTCCAACTCTTCGATAGTGGCGTAATGCAAGGTTTACCGCTGAATGGGTGTGGAATGTAACAAATGAAGACTTCAATCCTCTCGTGAAGACTGCATTTGACTTGGTTAAATCTCTTGTCCACGGCTCTCCACACCTACGCCTAATCATGAAAGGTTCTTGCTCGTCGACTCGGTCTCATACAGCCGCTGATACCTGTGCGAGTCGTTCTCCAGCAAGCATCCTCTTTCAACCATCACCACAGTATTGCAAAATACACGACCTCGTGACAAATCCTCTGTTGCGCGTCTTCTACGTTCGTGGTGGCCATCTTGTCATCGGGCAAAGCCTGGGACTGGAGGCAAAGCACAAGGCCAAGGGCCAAATCCAGCCCAAACCCGGTAGCATAGTCCCAGGGGGCAATGGAGATCAAAACTGTACTCCAAATGAGATGGAGAGCGTTCGTCCTAGTTTATGAGAACTCAAGGTTAGACTGGGTAGGATGGAGGACCAGGAAGAGTGGGGCAGGCAACAGGCCCGTACAGGGTTTGTTCGCACAGGGACTCACTCTCCCCGGGGTCAGTCTTCCGGTTTCGGGTATTGTGGGGGCTACCGCCAAATCTCTTCTCGTATGGAGGATCTTCCCCATGGAAAATACCTAGCAGATGGCTCGACAGTTTGTACCAAGGGGCCGCAGCACCACGACCAGAATGATCATCAAACTTAATTGAGGACTGTTGAGTGGCTGAGGGGTAGTTTCGATTCTTTGTTTCGATCAAACCAAACGCAAAGTCGGAATCTTTCTCTCGTAGGAGGATATAGGGTCAAATTAGAAGTAGAGGTGATTTCGAAGTGAATCCGAAGGGGCTGTACTTGTACTCCGCGCCGGCAATCCATGGATGTATCCAGCAAAGGATAGTATCTGTGCATGAGAAGCAATTCTTTCCTAATCAAGTTTCGTTAAGTTTAATAGAATGATTGGTCGCAAAATCCGACATGAGACTGGCAGTAATTCTTTCGAAAGttcaacaaaaaaaaatcaaattgAAAAGGGTCATCCTCCTACAACGCCGAGGTATCCTTCTCCATTTCTCTGACAACAACAGAGAATCGAGACGAAAACGGA
The nucleotide sequence above comes from Penicillium digitatum chromosome 1, complete sequence. Encoded proteins:
- a CDS encoding Cyclin-like F-box; amino-acid sequence: MILDYLEPNELVRCRRVSRAWNEAFSNPAILLPRLKKTFPWTEEVKNLGSETLPQEQSQGRRLFDQVASRYDHLKRGKPRSVQKYRLCDDFGSAGDREWYQVQPWESHASHMRRFLDRQFSEALWTFEDGLLVYPSADHQFLVLMDLETDRQFMVPFITRGKVIRRVRLQKSLLVIEWAEPKAFHWLNDSDGVHRHFASSFNVTRSENQGWNIVPRNEWKILFLGHPLSERDRFFSSHSNTHYVIYIWQPNRSLYTADEDAPIESLFVWDISKPSPYRPSLDPTGRLGDSPGDSPSIVARFGFRDLEFFDIRQRGCPSIQRLELTDDSQAVEITENVCIRPEDQPPEPFGFPHPTTTSIPLVGNGPHWRRDFEGILPPYRGNCSMQAESMRFDGSIMTDPWYGVLSQVTVHEPDLGFCLHFDPWMWIQEQIVYLTIQTPRSSITCDNWDFVGKGKIAGCERYLVGENYNRELVIYRFDR